From a region of the Eretmochelys imbricata isolate rEreImb1 chromosome 6, rEreImb1.hap1, whole genome shotgun sequence genome:
- the SRRM2 gene encoding serine/arginine repetitive matrix protein 2 isoform X1, which produces MYNGIGLPTPRGSGTNGYVQRNLSAVRHKKERTDYKSEEELRKLESSLVKKPNQEILDHERKRKVELKCLELAELMEEQGYAEGEIQEKVATFRLMLVEKDVALGKEGEQQPEQKPAVTETHQLAEANEKKNERLRAAFGISENYVDGSSFDPSRRVKEAAAAKQQQEQQKQYGLVRESSSSRSPSPKQKKKKKKKDRGRSESRSPSRRERKKSSKKKKHRSESDSKKRKHRSPSPKSKHKAKEKKRKRSTSESASQKGRRGRSSSPDSSSSSESSRSRSRSVTTQKRASRPSVSPAAPPRRRADPEGAPKDAPKRDHSASPEVSRRAQSGSPREGRDKREKQSSRRSPRQRSSSLSPVSEGKQKDKDHPRQPERKSTPTLTSAREPRPQRRSPSPEPARERASSGHKRPPSKETKSPRSSSPPPKKPVADRPKSPSLVAAPSAPATTRKAPSPQPSRSGSESDEDSSSSSPERDKPAPSRQEKSRGSQRRDRSSSSPEPSQPAKAAPKPSSRRERSGTPAKSAKTRSLSKRDAKSRSRTPPSRRERSRTPPRRGGRSRTPPRRGGRSRTPPRRGRSRSRSPQWRGRSRSPQRWGRSRSRTPPRWGKSRTPQRRGRSRSPQRRGWSRSRTPQRPGWSRSRNTARRGRSRTPPRRGRSRSRTPPRRGRSRSRTPPRRGRSRSRTPPRRGRSRSRTPPRRGRSRSRTPPRRGRSRSRTPPRRGRSGSSPRREKSLISARRSRSGSSAERRKKSRLLLRRSRSDSSPEVKQKSRKVSRRSRSTSSPRLRKKSRSSPRRSRSGSSSRPKKKSRSSPRRSRSGSSPALKKKSRTPSRRRRRRSGLSPALKKKSRTPPRRSRSGSSPEVKKKSRSSPRRRRSGSSPLARKKSRSPPRRSRSRSSPVLKKKSRSPPRRSRSRSSPVLKKKSRTPPRRGRSGSSSVVKKKSRSPPVRGRSGSSPALREKSRSPPRRSRSGSSPAMREKSRSPPRRSRSGSSPAMREKSRSPPRRSRSGSSPAVREKSRSPPRRSRSGSSPAVREKSRSPPRRSRSGSSPALREKSRSPPRRSRSGSSPAVREKSRSPPRRSRSGSSPAVREKSRSPPRRSRSGSSPAVREKPRSPLKRSRSGSSPEQREKSISPPARGRSGSSPGLKKKSSSPQRQSGLGSSPAVEGKSRSSPGRSRSGSSPELKKVSKTSPRHSGAVSSPVVEEKSSLLPRCSQSGSSPEPMKKSRSPPARGRSGSSPELNDKSSSPLPRHSQSGSSPEPKKKSRSPPRCVKPGASPVVKEKSRSPQPWQSRSGSSPEVKKKSPSPPMRGVSAEQAKSRSPPSLSGSGSLLTLKGKSSSPPRRSRSGSSPGSGSKLGAVSKHSRPVVSPEATELVRILASQVKPTSPETKDKYGMSPRRSRLGSSPGIREKSRTPPSSSESSPERAEISSSPLRRSRSGSPPRPREKSRSPPRPREKSRSPPRPREKSRSPPRPREKSRSPPRPREKSRSPPRPREKSRSPPRPREKSRSPPRPREKSRSPPRPREKSRSPPRPREKSRSPPRPREKSRSPPRPREKSRSPPRPREKSRSPPRPREKSRSPPRRSRSGSSPRPREKSRSPARYGSSGSFLRSREKSRSPARYSISGSSLRLREKSRSPPRRGRSGSSPRPREKLGASPRSSRSGSSPERPKGPTRRGRSSSPSRRGKWRSSLRRGRSGSSPRRTRSRSISRRGKSRSSLRRDRSISSPGRSRSRSTSRFSRRRERSPSSPRRGRSRTPPRRARAGSSPRRRGSRQPRSRSPPKLDVSRTPASSYRGRSKASPARTRSGSGSPKRAGRRSRSPPVLEKYPKVGAADKTAPGRAEKTSPVVVVPIRRSPSCSPPAPDEASPKARKAHSPAPKIHSPRSEGSLGAVRNGGPAPAWTLNSCPVAPGGSPPAGRLPPAKGPEKVRSSSSSSSSSSSASHKVPSPLPAPLPVLPPKEEDREGPKVKSEPPAPEGPGELPDKARSGVPKLLVPLPVPPRTPSKEKRSSSTSSSSSSSSSSSSSSSSSSSDSSSSSSESSHDSPASKGPDLETAKKEPLSPAQKELAREGRPLEVAKRKRRSRSSSSSSSSSTSSSSSSSSSSSSSSSSSSSSSSSSSSSSSSSSPKPGPQPQPKAAPKKLSPEQRRSRSPRKPIDSLRDSRSLSYSPAERRRPSPPEPPPAQRERHSDKPSQRSRGTNSRSPGRKRRRETPSPPHAARRRASRSP; this is translated from the exons ATGTACAATGGGATAGGGCTCCCCACTCCCCGGGGCAGCGGCACCAACGGCTACGTCCAGCGCAACCTCTCGGCCGTGCGGCACAAGAAGGAGCGAACCGACTACAAGTCGGAGGAGGAGCTCAGGAAGCTGGAGTCGTCTCTGGTTAAGAAGCCCAACCAGGAGATCCTGGACCATGAGCGCAAGCGGAAGGTGGAGCTGAAATGCCTGGAGCTGGCCGAGCTCATGGAGGAACAGGG TTATGCTGAGGGCGAGATCCAGGAGAAGGTGGCGACCTTCCGGCTCATGCTCGTGGAGAAGGACGTGGCTTTGGGCaaggagggggagcagcagcctgAGCAGAAACCAGC ggtcACAGAGACCCACCAGCTGGCCGAGGCCAATGAGAAGAAGAACGAGCGGCTGAGGGCGGCTTTTGGCATCAGCGAGAATTACGTCGACGGGAGCTCGTTCGACCCCAGCCGCAGGGTGAAGGAGGCGGCGGCtgccaagcagcagcaggagcagcagaagcagTACGG cctgGTCCGTGAGTCCAGCAGCTCCCGCTCTCCATCCCCcaagcagaaaaaaaagaaaaagaagaaagacaGAGGCAG GTCAGAGAGCAGATCCCCTTCTCGAAGGGAGAGGAAAAAGAGCtctaagaaaaagaaacacag GTCTGAGTCAGACTCGAAGAAGAGGAAACACAG gtctcccagtcccaagagcaAACACAAAGCCaaggagaagaagaggaagag ATCCACCAGCGAGTCGGCATCCCAGAAGGGCCGAAGAGGTCGCTCGTCCTCtccagactcttcctcctcctcggaGAGCTCGCGGAGCAG GTCCCGGAGTGTCACCACTCAGAAACGGGCTTCCCGGCCCAGCGTGAGCCCCGCCGCGCCGCCGCGGAGGAGAGCTGACCCCGAGGGTGCCCCAAAGGATGCCCCCAAGAGAGATCACTCAGCATCCCCCGAGGTCAGCCGGCGTGCACAGAGTGGCAGCCCCCGGGAGGGTCGAGATAAGCGAGAG AAGCAGTCTTCTCGGCGCTCCCCCCGCCAGCGTTCCTCCTCCCTGTCGCCCGTCTCCGAGGGGAAGCAGAAGGACAAGGATCACCCCCGGCAGCCAGAGCGCaaatccacccccaccctgacctCGGCGCGTGAGCCACGCCCACAACGCCGCTCCCCGTCCCCCGAGCCGGCCCGGGAGAGGGCCTCGTCCGGCCACAAGCGCCCACCCTCCAAAGAGACCAAGTCCCCCCGTTCCTCCTCCCCGCCTCCGAAAAAGCCAGTGGCTGATCGCCCCAAGAGCCCGTCGCTAGTGGCTGCCCCCTCGGCACCGGCCACGACCCGGaaggccccctccccccagccatccCGCTCAGGCTCTGAGAGCGACGaagactcctcctcctcttctcccgaGCGGGATAAGCCGGCCCCAAGCAGGCAGGAGAAATCGAGGGGCTCCCAGCGCCGGGACCGCTCCAGTTCTTCCCCGGAGCCCTCCCAGCCTGCTAAGGCTGCCCCCAAGCCCTCGTCCCGGCGTGAGCGATCTGGCACCCCCGCGAAGAGTGCCAAAACCCGCTCCCTCTCAAAGAGAGACGCCAAGTCACGCTCGCGGACGCCCCCTTCCCGCAGGGAGCGCTCCCGCACCCCGCCCCGCCGGGGAGGGCGTTCCCGCACCCCGCCCCGCCGGGGAGGGCGTTCCCGCACGCCACCGAGACGGGGCCGGTCCCGATCCCGGAGCCCCCAGTGGAGAGGCAGGTCCCGGAGCCCCCAGAGATGGGGCCGTTCCCGTTCCCGCACTCCACCCAGGTGGGGAAAATCCCGTACgccccagaggagggggagaTCTCGCAGTCCTCAAAGACGAGGATGGTCCCGCTCCAGGACACCCCAGAGGCCTGGCTGGTCTAGGAGCAGGAACACGGCGAGGCGGGGTCGGTCTAGAACCCCGCCCCGGCGAGGCAGGTCCCGGTCTAGAACCCCGCCCCGGCGAGGCAGGTCCCGGTCTAGAACCCCGCCCCGGCGAGGCAGGTCCCGGTCTAGAACCCCGCCCCGGCGAGGCAGGTCCCGGTCTAGAACCCCGCCCCGGCGTGGCAGGTCCCGGTCTAGAACCCCGCCCCGGCGTGGCAGGTCCCGGTCTAGAACCCCGCCCCGGCGAGGCAGGTCAGGGTCCTCTCCCAGGCGGGAGAAATCACTGATTTCAGCCAGGAGGAGCCGCTCTGGGTCGTCAGCTGAGCGGAGGAAGAAATCCAGGCTGCTCCTGCGGAGGAGCCGGTCAGACTCGTCGCCAGAAGTAAAGCAGAAATCCAGGAAAGTGTCAAGACGCAGCCGCTCCACATCGTCCCCTCGCCTACGGAAGAAATCCAGATCATCACCTCGGAGGAGCCGCTCTGGCTCATCATCTCGGCCAAAAAAGAAATCCAGATCTTCCCCTCGGAGGAGCCGGTCAGGGTCGTCTCCAGCGCTGAAAAAGAAATCCAGAACGCcgtccaggaggaggaggaggaggtctgGTTTGTCTCCGGCACTCAAAAAGAAATCCAGAACACCACCTAGAAGAAGCCGGTCTGGATCGTCTCCAGAAGTGAAGAAGAAATCCAGGTCATCCCCCAGACGAAGGAGATCTGGATCTTCTCCATTGGCGAGAAAGAAATCCAGATCACCACCGAGACGAAGCAGGTCTAGGTCTTCGCCAGTGTTGAAGAAGAAATCTAGATCACCGCCGAGACGAAGCAGGTCTAGGTCCTCACCAGTGTTGAAAAAGAAATCTAGAACACCCCCGAGACGAGGCAGATCTGGGTCCTCTTCAGTGGTGAAGAAGAAATCCAGATCACCACCTGTGAGAGGCCGATCTGGGTCTTCTCCAGCATTGAGAGAGAAATCTAGATCGCCCCCAAGACGCAGCAGATCTGGATCATCTCCAGCCATGCGAGAGAAATCTAGATCGCCCCCAAGACGCAGCAGATCTGGATCATCTCCAGCCATGCGAGAGAAATCTAGATCGCCCCCAAGACGCAGCAGATCTGGATCATCTCCAGCCGTGCGAGAGAAATCTAGATCGCCCCCGAGACGCAGCAGATCTGGATCATCTCCAGCCGTGCGAGAGAAATCTAGATCGCCCCCGAGACGCAGCAGGTCTGGATCATCTCCAGCATTGAGAGAGAAATCTAGATCGCCCCCGAGACGCAGCAGATCTGGATCATCTCCGGCCGTGCGAGAGAAATCTAGATCGCCCCCAAGACGCAGCAGATCTGGATCATCTCCAGCAGTACGAGAGAAATCTAGATCGCCCCCGAGACGAAGCAGATCTGGATCATCTCCAGCTGTGCGAGAGAAACCAAGATCACCCCTGAAACGAAGCAGATCTGGATCCTCAccagaacagagagagaaatctATATCACCTCCTGCGAGAGGCAGGTCTGGCTCCTCTCCTGGGTTGAAGAAGAAATCCAGTTCTCCTCAAAGGCAAAGTGGGCTTGGATCTTCACCAGCAGTGGAAGGGAAATCCAGATCTTCTCCAGGGAGAAGCAGATCTGGATCCTCTCCAGAATTGAAGAAGGTGTCTAAGACCTCTCCAAGACACAGTGGTGCTGTGTCTTCTCCAGTGGTGGAAGAGAAATCTAGCTTGCTTCCAAGATGTAGCCAGTCTGGATCCTCTCCAGAACCGATGAAGAAATCCAGATCGCCGCCTGCGAGAGGCAGGTCTGGATCCTCTCCAGAACTAAACGATAAATCTAGCTCACCACTCCCAAGGCATAGCCAATCAGGATCTTCTCCAGAGCCAAAAAAGAAATCCAGATCACCTCCAAGATGTGTTAAGCCTGGTGCCTCTCCAGTGGTGAAGGAAAAATCCAGATCTCCTCAGCCATGGCAAAGCCGATCCGGATCCTCTCCAGAAGTGAAAAAGAAGTCCCCATCTCCGCCCATGAGAGGGGTTTCTGCAGAGCAAGCAAAATCCAGATCGCCTCCCTCACTGAGCGGATCTGGATCATTGTTGACACTGAAAGGGAAATCCAGTTCGCCCCCAAGACGCAGCCGATCCGGATCCTCTCCAGGGTCAGGAAGCAAGCTTGGGGCAGTTTCAAAACACAGCAGGCCCGTGGTTTCTCCAGAAGCTACAGAGTTAGTGAGGATTTTAGCAAGTCAGGTCAAGCCGACGTCTCCTGAGACAAAAGACAAATATGGAATGTCCCCAAGAAGGAGCAGATTGGGGTCGTCCCCTGGCATCAGAGAGAAATCCAGAACACCTCCAAGCAGCTCGGAGTCTTCTCCAGAACGGGCAGAAATATCCTCATCACCTCTGAGACGCAGCAGATCTGGCTCGCCCCCGAGGCCGCGGGAGAAGTCCCGGTCGCCCCCGAGGCCGCGGGAGAAGTCCCGGTCGCCCCCGAGGCCGCGGGAGAAGTCCCGGTCGCCCCCGAGGCCGCGGGAGAAGTCCCGGTCGCCCCCGAGGCCGCGGGAGAAGTCCCGGTCGCCCCCGAGGCCGCGGGAGAAGTCCCGGTCGCCCCCGAGGCCGCGGGAGAAGTCCCGGTCGCCCCCGAGGCCGCGGGAGAAGTCCCGGTCGCCCCCGAGGCCGCGGGAGAAGTCCCGGTCGCCCCCGAGGCCCCGAGAGAAGTCCCGGTCGCCCCCGAGGCCCCGGGAGAAGTCCCGGTCGCCCCCGAGGCCGCGGGAGAAGTCCCGGTCGCCCCCGAGGCCCCGAGAGAAGTCCCGGTCGCCCCCGAGGCCCCGAGAGAAGTCCCGGTCGCCCCCAAGACGCAGCAGGTCGGGCTCATCTCCCAGGCCTCGAGAGAAATCCCGATCTCCTGCAAGGTATGGCAGTTCTGGCTCATTTCTGAGATCTAGAGAGAAATCCAGATCGCCTGCAAGGTACAGTATATCAGGCTCGTCCCTAAGACTTCGAGAAAAATCCAGATCTCCTCCAAGGCGTGGCAGGTCCGGCTCATCCCCGAGACCTCGAGAGAAGCTGGGGGcgtctcccagaagcagccgctCTGGGTCGTCTCCAGAGAGACCCAAGGGCCCGACGAGGCGTGGTCGGTCCAGCTCCCCCTCCAGAAGGGGGAAGTGGAGATCTTCCCTGCGGCGAGGAAGATCTGGGTCGTCGCCCAGGAGAACCCGCTCCCGGTCCATCTCCAGACGAGGCAAATCCAGAAGCTCCCTGCGGAGGGACCGATCCATCTCGTCGCCCGGCAGGAGCCGCTCGAGATCCACCTCGCGATTCTCCCGCCGCCGGGAGCGCTCGCCGTCCTCGCCCCGCCGCGGCAGATCCCGCACGCCGCCCCGCCGAGCCCGAGCGGGGTCTTCCCCCCGGCGCCGCGGCTCCCGGCAGCCCCGCTCCCGCTCCCCGCCGAAACTGGACGTCTCCCGCACTCCAGCCTCTTCCTACCGTGGCCGCTCGAAGGCGTCACCAGCCAGGACCCGCTCAGGCTCGGGCTCACCAAAACGAGCTGGGAGGAGGTCCCGCTCACCGCCGGTGCTGGAGAAATACCCCAAAGTGGGAGCAGCTGACAAGACAGCACCAGGCAGAGCTGAGAAGACGTCGCCCGTGGTGGTGGTGCCCATCCGGCGCAGTCCGTCCTGCTCTCCGCCGGCACCGGACGAGGCCTCCCCCAAAGCCAGGAAAgcccattcccctgcccccaagatcCACTCCCCACGGTCAGAGGGATCTCTGGGAGCGGTGAGGAATGGGGGTCCAGCGCCCGCCTGGACCCTGAACTCCTGCCCTGTCGCCCCTGGGGGCTCCCCACCTGCCGGCCGCCTCCCCCCAGCCAAAGGGCCAGAGAAAGTCagatcttcctcctcttcctcttcctcctcctcctctgcatcCCACAAggtgcccagccccctgcccgccccactCCCGGTGCTGCCCCCCAAGGAGGAAGACAGGGAAGGGCCAAAGGTCAAGTCGGAGCCGCCAGCCCCGGAGGGGCCCGGGGAGCTGCCAGACAAAGCCCGGAGTGGAGTCCCCAAGCTGCTGGTGCCGCTGCCGGTGCCCCCCCGCACCCCGTCCAAAGAGAAGAGGAGCTCGTCCACCTCCTCGTCGTCCTCCTCGTCGTCCTCGTCCTCTTCCtcgtcctcttcctcctcctccgacTCCAGCTCCAGCTCTTCGGAGTCCAGCCACGACTCTCCAGCGAGCAAGGGGCCCGACCTGGAGACAGCGAAGAAAGA GCCCCTGAGTCCGGCGCAGAAGGAGCTGGCCCGCGAGGGGCGCCCCCTGGAGGTGGCCAAGCGGAAACGCCGTTCCCGaagctccagcagctccagcagcagctcaacGTCTTCATCCTCCTCGtcgtcctcctcatcttcctcctcgtcgtcgtcctcctcctcctcgtcctcttcttcctcctcctcctcttcctcctcctctcctaaGCCGGGGCCCCAGCCACAGCCGAAGGCGGCCCCCAAGAAGCTCTCGCCTGAGCAGAGGCG CTCCCGGAGCCCCCGGAAACCGATCGACTCCCTGCGTGACTCGCGCTCTCTCAGCTACTCCCCGGCCGAGCGGCGCCGGCCCTCCCCCCCGGAGCCCCCCCCGGCCCAGCGGGAGCGGCACAG TGACAAACCCTCCCAGAGGAGCCGAGGAACCAACAGCCGCTCCCCGGGTCGCAAGCGCAGGCGGGAAACGCCCAGCCCCCCCCATGCTGCCCGTCGCCGAGCGTCCCG GTCGCCGTAG